From a single Oxalobacter vibrioformis genomic region:
- a CDS encoding glycerate kinase type-2 family protein — protein sequence MTSLSDPRQFLIDLYATAVAAVSAEKCLPPYLPRLPDGGRTLVVGAGKGAAAMAKVVEDHYKEDVLGLVVAPYGHGADTTFIEVVEAAHPVPDEAGKNAARRIMEMVSGLTDKDLVLCLISGGGSALLSLPAEGMTLQEKQDINHALLRSGASISEMNCVRKHLSQIKGGRLALACAPARVVTLMISDIPGDDPAVIASGPTLPDPTTCADALAILKKYRIDLPENIGEHLESGAWETPKPGDVRFARNESHVIARAQDALDAAASMSRAAGITPYILSDRIEGEARDIALMHAAMARQVVTHAQPFAKPCLMISGGETTVTLRGNGRGGRNTEFLLGFAIAMEALPGVYAIACDTDGIDGSEDNAGALYMPDSLSRARRKGVHARSLLENNNGHYFFSILDDLLVTGPSRTNVNDFRAILMM from the coding sequence ATGACGTCTCTTTCCGATCCGCGACAGTTCCTCATTGATCTTTATGCAACAGCTGTTGCAGCCGTGAGTGCGGAAAAATGCCTCCCCCCTTATCTCCCCCGGTTGCCTGATGGCGGCCGTACACTGGTTGTCGGTGCCGGAAAGGGCGCTGCGGCCATGGCAAAAGTGGTAGAGGATCACTACAAGGAAGACGTCTTGGGACTGGTTGTGGCCCCTTATGGGCATGGGGCAGATACAACATTCATCGAAGTGGTGGAAGCTGCGCACCCTGTGCCGGATGAGGCCGGGAAGAATGCGGCACGTCGCATCATGGAAATGGTCAGCGGCCTGACGGATAAGGATCTGGTGTTGTGCCTGATCTCAGGTGGTGGGTCTGCGTTACTGTCTTTGCCGGCAGAAGGAATGACGCTGCAGGAAAAGCAGGATATCAATCATGCCCTTTTAAGAAGTGGCGCATCGATTTCTGAAATGAACTGCGTCAGGAAACATCTGTCACAGATCAAGGGAGGCCGGCTTGCCCTGGCCTGTGCACCGGCCCGTGTCGTGACGTTGATGATTTCGGATATTCCGGGTGATGATCCGGCGGTTATTGCCAGTGGGCCGACATTGCCGGATCCGACGACCTGTGCTGATGCATTGGCCATTCTGAAAAAATACCGGATTGATCTGCCGGAAAATATCGGGGAGCACCTCGAAAGCGGGGCCTGGGAAACGCCAAAGCCCGGTGATGTCCGCTTTGCGCGCAATGAAAGCCACGTCATTGCCAGGGCGCAGGATGCGCTGGATGCGGCTGCCAGCATGTCACGAGCCGCCGGCATTACACCTTATATCCTGTCTGACCGCATTGAGGGGGAGGCACGTGATATTGCGCTCATGCATGCGGCAATGGCGCGGCAGGTTGTGACACACGCCCAGCCGTTTGCCAAACCCTGCCTGATGATTTCCGGTGGAGAAACGACTGTCACACTACGAGGTAACGGCAGGGGCGGCCGTAATACCGAGTTTTTGCTGGGTTTTGCCATTGCCATGGAGGCTTTGCCGGGTGTTTATGCCATTGCCTGTGATACGGATGGAATTGATGGTTCGGAAGACAATGCCGGGGCACTCTATATGCCCGATTCGCTTTCCCGGGCCAGGAGAAAGGGGGTACATGCCCGAAGCCTTCTCGAAAACAATAACGGACACTATTTTTTCAGTATCCTGGATGATTTGCTGGTTACTGGCCCTTCGCGCACGAATGTCAACGATTTTCGTGCTATTTTAATGATGTAG
- a CDS encoding Crp/Fnr family transcriptional regulator: MALIANHPEKNIIRVQLSQNCILKELTQQELLELEPHLDVTDHVKGDCLTHQGDRDLDVIFVLDGILKRAVANQHAKEMILRFTSERYMEATYASWRLNKAASFSIIAVTKTRVARIAMPAWSAYIQDKPKLKQFFELEVMRIMSSIMSHTITLHLLDAPGRVHRFLRKHPDLFDRMPKKELASYLNLSPETLSRLKNQGKI, from the coding sequence ATGGCATTAATCGCAAACCACCCTGAAAAAAACATTATTCGTGTGCAGCTTTCCCAAAACTGCATATTGAAAGAATTGACACAACAGGAGTTGCTGGAGCTTGAGCCGCACCTGGATGTGACAGACCATGTCAAGGGAGATTGCCTGACACACCAGGGCGATCGTGATCTGGATGTGATATTTGTCCTGGACGGCATCCTGAAAAGAGCCGTTGCCAACCAGCATGCAAAAGAAATGATCCTGCGTTTCACCAGTGAACGCTATATGGAGGCGACCTACGCATCATGGCGACTGAACAAGGCGGCATCATTCAGTATTATTGCGGTGACAAAAACCCGGGTTGCCCGGATTGCCATGCCGGCATGGTCAGCCTATATTCAGGACAAACCCAAGTTAAAACAATTCTTTGAGCTGGAAGTCATGCGTATCATGAGCAGTATCATGTCACATACCATTACACTGCACCTTCTGGATGCTCCGGGCCGGGTACACCGTTTTCTGCGAAAACATCCTGACCTCTTTGATCGTATGCCGAAAAAAGAGCTGGCATCCTATCTGAATCTTTCCCCGGAAACACTGAGCCGCCTGAAAAACCAGGGAAAAATTTAA
- the hyi gene encoding hydroxypyruvate isomerase, producing MPKLSANLSMLFTEVPFMERFDAAAKAGFKGVECQFPYAFDMEQIAERLKSNQLEMVLFNLPAGDWEGGDRGIAANPNRVSEFRDGVEKAIEAGKTLGVKQINCLGGIAPHGVPEARIYKTFVDNLAFAAGELKNAGIRLLVEPVNNLDVPGAYLSYTQKAIDMIRDAGSDNVFLQLDIYHMQRMEGELANTIKANIAMIRHMQLADSPGRHEPGTGEINYRFLFSFIDELGYDGWIGCEYRPKTTTTEGLGWIKAHGV from the coding sequence ATGCCTAAATTATCCGCTAATCTGAGTATGCTGTTTACTGAAGTGCCTTTCATGGAGCGTTTTGATGCTGCGGCAAAAGCAGGGTTCAAGGGCGTAGAGTGCCAGTTTCCCTATGCCTTTGATATGGAGCAGATTGCCGAAAGGCTCAAATCCAATCAACTGGAAATGGTGCTTTTCAACCTGCCAGCAGGAGACTGGGAAGGCGGTGACAGGGGAATTGCGGCCAATCCAAACCGGGTGAGCGAATTCCGGGACGGCGTAGAAAAAGCGATTGAGGCGGGGAAAACGCTGGGCGTCAAACAGATCAATTGCCTGGGCGGCATAGCACCGCATGGCGTACCAGAAGCCCGGATCTACAAAACTTTTGTTGATAACCTGGCATTTGCCGCTGGTGAATTGAAGAACGCGGGTATCCGGTTGCTGGTTGAGCCGGTCAACAACCTGGACGTGCCCGGTGCTTACCTGTCTTATACGCAAAAAGCGATTGACATGATAAGGGATGCAGGCTCTGACAATGTCTTTTTACAGCTGGACATTTATCACATGCAGCGTATGGAAGGGGAGCTTGCCAATACGATCAAGGCCAATATTGCCATGATCAGGCATATGCAGCTGGCAGATAGCCCCGGCAGACATGAGCCGGGTACCGGCGAGATTAACTATCGTTTTCTTTTTTCCTTTATTGATGAACTGGGTTATGACGGGTGGATTGGCTGCGAATACCGTCCGAAAACCACTACCACAGAAGGTCTGGGCTGGATCAAGGCACACGGGGTATAA
- a CDS encoding formyl-CoA transferase has translation MGNYPLPTDKALSGVRVLDMTHVQAGPTSSQLLAWLGADVIKFEAPTGDITRQQLAHVVDGKRQESFYFKMLNANKRSITVNMKSKAGQEVFEQLIRKCDVIMDNFGPGVLTRLGYPDEKLQELNPGLVIASIKGFGSSGPYSDYKAYEPIAQAMGGSMSVTGDPNGPPTISGAFIGDSGTGVHLALGIVAAIYHRTHNGGKGQIVEAAMQDSVMNLCRVKFRDHLRLLGGTAELAEYGPPTLGLTYVPRALNDSGGGHIGNAIPCKPFGPNDYIYMVAQAPVVPVLLKEIGLEPDDERFAPAAARNKNQHEFWKYVSEYTKNYTKQEVTARFNELDIPCGPVLSTEEVVADPHVLHREMWTKIEGHPEGDYYTVGMPVKLSLGEVDKKYPSPGLGEHNEQITKDVCGFSEADFNRLKEAGAYTLPPKK, from the coding sequence ATGGGTAATTATCCACTCCCAACAGATAAGGCACTGTCCGGCGTACGCGTCCTTGACATGACGCACGTACAGGCAGGTCCAACTTCATCCCAGCTGCTCGCATGGCTGGGAGCCGATGTCATCAAGTTTGAAGCACCAACTGGTGACATCACCCGTCAGCAGCTCGCACACGTTGTAGACGGCAAGCGTCAGGAAAGCTTCTACTTCAAGATGCTGAACGCCAACAAGCGTTCCATCACCGTCAACATGAAGAGCAAGGCTGGCCAGGAAGTATTTGAACAACTGATCAGAAAATGCGACGTCATTATGGACAACTTCGGTCCTGGCGTGCTGACACGTCTGGGTTATCCGGATGAAAAACTGCAGGAACTCAACCCAGGTCTGGTTATCGCCTCCATCAAGGGTTTCGGTTCATCCGGCCCGTACTCTGACTATAAGGCATATGAGCCGATTGCCCAGGCAATGGGTGGCTCCATGTCCGTAACCGGTGATCCAAACGGCCCTCCAACCATCAGTGGCGCGTTTATCGGTGACAGTGGTACCGGTGTCCATCTGGCACTGGGTATCGTTGCAGCGATCTATCATCGTACCCACAATGGCGGCAAAGGCCAGATCGTGGAAGCCGCGATGCAGGATTCTGTCATGAACCTGTGCCGTGTTAAATTCCGTGACCACCTTCGTCTGCTGGGCGGTACCGCTGAGCTGGCCGAGTATGGCCCGCCAACCCTGGGTCTGACCTACGTGCCACGTGCGCTTAACGATTCCGGCGGTGGCCATATCGGTAACGCAATCCCATGTAAGCCATTTGGTCCAAACGACTACATCTACATGGTTGCCCAGGCACCGGTTGTTCCTGTTCTGCTGAAGGAAATCGGTCTTGAGCCGGATGATGAGCGCTTTGCGCCTGCTGCTGCACGTAACAAGAACCAGCATGAGTTCTGGAAATATGTATCCGAGTACACCAAGAACTACACCAAGCAGGAAGTCACCGCACGCTTCAATGAGTTGGACATCCCATGCGGCCCGGTTCTCTCAACTGAAGAAGTTGTTGCTGATCCGCACGTATTGCACCGTGAAATGTGGACGAAGATTGAAGGCCATCCAGAAGGTGACTACTACACCGTTGGTATGCCGGTCAAACTGTCCCTCGGTGAAGTCGACAAGAAGTACCCATCCCCAGGGCTGGGTGAGCATAACGAGCAAATCACCAAAGATGTTTGTGGTTTCTCCGAAGCTGACTTCAACAGGCTGAAAGAAGCTGGTGCATACACCCTCCCGCCGAAAAAATAA
- a CDS encoding methionyl-tRNA formyltransferase — MRIAIIGQQLFGKAVMEAFLARGDEVAGVFTAPEKPGASPDPLRIEAEKRNIPIFQMPNLTDAAAENAMKSLDADIGIMAFVLQFAPQNFVNVPRLGTIQYHPSLLPKYRGPSSINWPIVCGERETGLTIFRPTDGMDEGPIILQKKIPILPDDTLGSIYFDQLFPMGVAAMLEAAALVVAGRHVETPQDESQASYEGWFRATEARINWNMHVNLVYNLIRGSDPAPGAWTTLNGKKIHLYGARKHLSPTFQSVKGRQIGVISAVGEKSFRISAHGGEIEVSTVRPADSKKMSATEYAGRNDLCIGMRLGD, encoded by the coding sequence ATGCGAATTGCCATTATTGGACAGCAGCTTTTCGGGAAGGCCGTCATGGAGGCATTCCTGGCGCGGGGTGATGAGGTTGCCGGTGTTTTTACGGCACCTGAAAAACCGGGGGCGTCTCCTGACCCATTGCGAATTGAGGCAGAGAAAAGAAATATCCCGATATTCCAGATGCCCAATTTGACGGATGCGGCGGCTGAAAATGCAATGAAGAGCCTGGATGCGGATATCGGGATCATGGCGTTTGTCCTGCAGTTTGCACCACAGAATTTCGTCAATGTCCCGCGGCTTGGCACAATCCAGTATCACCCTTCCCTTTTGCCCAAATACCGCGGCCCCAGTTCGATCAACTGGCCGATTGTCTGTGGTGAAAGAGAAACCGGGCTGACTATCTTCCGCCCGACCGATGGCATGGATGAGGGGCCGATCATCCTTCAGAAAAAAATCCCTATTTTGCCTGATGATACGCTGGGCAGCATTTATTTTGACCAGCTGTTTCCCATGGGTGTTGCTGCCATGCTGGAAGCCGCAGCTCTGGTTGTAGCGGGCAGACATGTTGAAACCCCGCAGGACGAATCCCAGGCGAGCTATGAAGGCTGGTTTCGCGCAACAGAAGCCCGCATCAACTGGAATATGCATGTCAATCTGGTCTATAACCTGATCCGCGGAAGTGACCCTGCTCCTGGTGCATGGACAACACTCAACGGGAAAAAAATTCATCTTTATGGGGCACGCAAGCATCTGTCGCCAACATTTCAGAGTGTAAAAGGCCGTCAGATTGGCGTTATTTCGGCTGTAGGCGAAAAAAGTTTCCGGATATCCGCCCATGGCGGGGAAATTGAGGTTTCCACCGTTCGTCCAGCGGATTCAAAAAAAATGTCCGCGACTGAGTATGCCGGACGGAATGACTTGTGTATCGGGATGCGGCTCGGGGATTGA
- a CDS encoding thioesterase family protein translates to MSRKENMLKPGLQGEVSIIVSDAHTARHMGSGGRDVLATPMLVALVEAAAQEAVSSYLAEGQQTVGVHLALTHDAATPVGMQVTATAELVSVSGRTLVFDVKAHDEVERIASGTHSRTLAQAASLDRMLQKKHKK, encoded by the coding sequence ATGAGCCGCAAGGAAAATATGCTTAAGCCGGGCCTTCAGGGTGAAGTCTCGATCATCGTAAGTGACGCGCACACCGCGCGTCATATGGGGAGTGGCGGGCGGGATGTCCTGGCAACGCCCATGCTGGTAGCGCTTGTCGAAGCAGCTGCACAGGAGGCAGTTTCATCGTATCTGGCAGAAGGTCAGCAGACAGTTGGTGTGCATCTGGCGTTGACACATGATGCGGCAACGCCTGTCGGTATGCAGGTGACAGCAACGGCAGAGCTGGTTTCTGTGAGCGGGCGTACCCTGGTTTTTGATGTCAAAGCTCACGATGAAGTGGAAAGAATTGCATCCGGAACGCACTCACGCACCCTTGCTCAGGCTGCCAGTCTTGATCGGATGTTGCAAAAAAAGCATAAGAAATAA
- a CDS encoding tryptophanase — MFNEAIKLTSGENVPVEMHKVRIVQKLNLLPIEERLKAMEGAGFNTFLLQNRDVFMDMLTDSGTNAMSDQQLAAMMVADDAYAGSESFNRLAEAIEEVFNKKLFLPVHQGRAAEHIISQVFVQKDGVVPMNFHFTTTKAHIEYAGGTVLEVFNDDALEIKSKKPFKGNIDIDKLKAAIRQHGKENIPYIRLEAGTNLIGGQPFSIENMREVRKVADENGLMIVLDVSLVGENVYFIKMREPEFKDKSVKEILHTMCDLADILYLSSRKFGCARGGGIATNNRELFLKMRDLIPLFEGFLTYGGMSVREIEAMAVGLREGLDWDMIKHSPEFIRYLVDSLDAQGIPVITPAGGLGCHLDATGFLPHLNSLDYPAGALGAALYIVSGARGMERGTISMDRDANGNDVPSEVELLRLAFPRRVFTLSQVKYVEDRIKWLWENRNLVGGLRFVEEPKVLRFFLGRLEATSDWPQKLMAKFRADFGDSL; from the coding sequence ATGTTCAACGAAGCAATCAAACTGACCAGCGGCGAAAATGTGCCCGTAGAAATGCACAAGGTTCGCATTGTCCAGAAACTGAATCTGTTACCCATTGAAGAGCGCTTAAAAGCGATGGAAGGCGCAGGTTTTAATACCTTCCTGCTGCAAAATCGCGATGTATTCATGGATATGTTGACAGACAGCGGCACCAACGCCATGTCTGACCAGCAATTGGCTGCGATGATGGTTGCCGATGATGCCTATGCCGGTTCGGAATCCTTCAACCGGCTTGCTGAAGCCATAGAAGAAGTTTTCAATAAAAAACTTTTCCTGCCTGTTCACCAGGGGCGCGCAGCTGAACATATTATTTCCCAGGTTTTCGTCCAGAAAGACGGCGTTGTGCCGATGAACTTTCATTTCACAACGACCAAGGCGCATATTGAATATGCCGGCGGCACCGTGCTGGAGGTTTTCAACGATGATGCGCTCGAAATCAAATCCAAGAAGCCATTCAAAGGCAATATTGACATTGACAAGCTGAAAGCGGCAATCAGGCAGCACGGCAAGGAAAATATTCCTTATATCCGGTTGGAAGCCGGTACCAATCTGATTGGTGGCCAGCCTTTTTCCATTGAAAACATGCGTGAAGTGCGCAAGGTCGCAGATGAAAACGGGCTGATGATCGTGCTGGACGTCAGCCTTGTCGGTGAAAACGTCTATTTCATCAAGATGCGCGAACCGGAATTCAAGGACAAGAGTGTCAAGGAAATTCTCCATACAATGTGTGATCTGGCGGATATCCTGTACTTGTCCAGCCGGAAATTCGGTTGCGCACGCGGGGGTGGCATTGCCACGAACAATCGTGAGCTTTTTCTGAAAATGCGTGATCTGATTCCGCTTTTTGAAGGCTTTTTGACCTATGGCGGCATGTCGGTACGCGAGATTGAAGCCATGGCCGTCGGCCTGCGGGAAGGTCTCGACTGGGACATGATCAAGCATTCGCCGGAATTCATCCGCTACCTGGTGGACAGCCTGGATGCCCAGGGGATTCCGGTGATTACGCCTGCCGGCGGGCTGGGGTGCCATCTGGATGCAACGGGTTTCCTGCCACACCTGAACTCGCTTGATTATCCTGCCGGTGCACTGGGCGCCGCGCTTTATATCGTATCGGGCGCTCGTGGCATGGAACGCGGCACCATTTCCATGGATCGTGATGCAAATGGCAATGATGTGCCTTCTGAAGTGGAATTGCTCCGCCTGGCTTTCCCGCGCCGTGTCTTTACGCTTTCCCAGGTCAAGTATGTTGAGGACCGGATCAAGTGGCTGTGGGAAAACCGCAATCTGGTTGGGGGGCTGCGTTTTGTCGAAGAGCCGAAAGTCCTTCGTTTCTTTCTGGGGCGCCTTGAGGCAACCTCTGACTGGCCGCAAAAACTCATGGCGAAATTCAGGGCCGATTTTGGCGACAGCCTGTAA
- a CDS encoding alpha/beta hydrolase: MYSDFYFPDRINYDSPHRLGLAYEEVAFASADGTMLWGWFIPARGIDKPGNAKGTVIHMHGNAQNLTAHWGFAEWVPDREFNLFVFDYRGFGKSQGEPDPKGIFEDAVAAIDYVRNRTDIDTGKLFVFGQSLGGMLAIASAAANPGGIRAVLAEAPAHSYSMWMNDRLPGAGDILDDTYTAGAYVARLAPIPLLLLHGTNDRVVPYPHSVRLLTEANDPVDLVTIEHGEHVDAMTDRYGRHYQDMMITFFDESLKKD, encoded by the coding sequence ATGTACAGCGACTTTTATTTTCCTGACCGGATCAATTATGACTCCCCGCACCGGCTTGGCCTTGCTTATGAAGAAGTGGCTTTCGCAAGTGCTGACGGCACCATGCTCTGGGGATGGTTCATCCCTGCCAGGGGTATTGATAAACCAGGCAATGCCAAAGGGACTGTCATTCACATGCACGGCAATGCCCAGAACCTGACCGCTCACTGGGGATTTGCCGAATGGGTACCGGATCGCGAATTCAACCTCTTTGTTTTTGATTACCGCGGATTTGGCAAATCACAGGGCGAGCCTGATCCCAAAGGGATATTTGAAGATGCGGTAGCCGCCATCGATTATGTGCGAAACCGGACAGATATTGATACCGGCAAGCTGTTTGTCTTTGGCCAGAGCCTGGGCGGCATGCTGGCTATTGCCAGCGCAGCGGCCAATCCCGGGGGAATTCGGGCTGTTCTGGCCGAAGCACCGGCCCACTCGTATTCGATGTGGATGAACGACAGACTGCCGGGTGCTGGTGATATCCTGGATGATACTTATACTGCCGGCGCTTATGTTGCCCGGCTTGCGCCCATACCTCTTCTTCTCCTGCATGGCACAAATGACCGGGTAGTTCCCTATCCGCATTCTGTGCGGCTACTCACCGAAGCCAATGACCCGGTAGACCTTGTCACTATTGAGCATGGTGAACATGTCGACGCCATGACAGACCGGTATGGCCGCCACTACCAGGATATGATGATCACCTTTTTTGACGAGTCGCTGAAAAAAGATTGA
- the pyk gene encoding pyruvate kinase, producing the protein MRRHRKAKIVATLGPASSDKETILALFEAGVDVFRFNFSHGTQEDHRARYEIVREIERLSGRPIGILADLQGPKLRIGKFASGKIELVAGREFTFDLNSKDGDEQRVSLPHPELFDLMSAGHSISLDDGKLRLKVIDSDANHIKAEVITGGPLSDRKGVNVPDVILPIPIITEKDRRDLEFALSLGVDWVALSFVQRPEDLEEARQLIGGRAGLMTKLEKPSALEQLDEIVRASDAVMVARGDLGVELPPEQVPGAQKRILRACRDYGKPSIVATQMLESMIYSPSPTRAEASDVASAIYDGTDAVMLSAESASGAYPVQAVSIMDRIINEVERDPIYPKMINAQHEMILPSPRDAIFVALRAVTHIIRAVATVTYTDTGSTSLQAARERPMAPILSITPYVATARRLALAWGVHSTVMDHDVADVNEMVDAACHIVFTEGLGLPGDQIAIAAGMPFGQPGNTNLLRVAEIPKPQ; encoded by the coding sequence ATGCGACGCCACCGTAAAGCAAAAATTGTTGCCACACTTGGCCCGGCCAGTTCGGACAAGGAAACCATACTGGCGCTCTTTGAAGCGGGTGTGGATGTATTTCGTTTCAACTTCAGCCACGGCACCCAGGAAGATCATCGGGCACGTTATGAAATCGTGCGCGAGATTGAGCGGCTCAGCGGCCGGCCGATCGGTATCCTGGCCGATCTGCAGGGACCGAAGCTGCGCATCGGCAAATTTGCCTCGGGCAAAATCGAACTCGTTGCCGGAAGGGAATTTACTTTTGATCTGAACAGCAAGGATGGGGATGAACAGCGGGTATCCCTGCCGCATCCCGAACTCTTCGATCTGATGTCTGCCGGGCATTCCATTTCACTTGATGATGGGAAGTTGCGCCTGAAAGTCATTGACAGTGACGCAAATCATATCAAAGCAGAGGTAATAACCGGCGGTCCGCTGTCAGACAGAAAAGGGGTGAATGTTCCTGATGTGATTTTACCTATTCCCATCATCACGGAAAAAGATCGCCGGGATCTGGAGTTTGCGCTTTCTTTGGGGGTCGACTGGGTTGCATTGTCGTTTGTCCAGCGACCGGAAGATCTGGAGGAAGCGCGTCAGTTGATCGGAGGCCGTGCCGGCCTGATGACAAAACTGGAAAAGCCTTCTGCCCTTGAGCAACTGGATGAAATCGTCAGGGCATCTGATGCGGTAATGGTGGCTCGTGGTGATCTGGGCGTCGAGTTGCCGCCAGAGCAGGTGCCGGGCGCGCAAAAGCGCATCCTGCGCGCCTGCAGGGATTATGGCAAGCCCAGTATTGTTGCCACACAGATGCTGGAGTCGATGATTTACTCTCCCTCGCCGACCCGGGCAGAGGCGTCAGACGTCGCCAGCGCGATTTATGATGGTACTGATGCAGTGATGCTGTCTGCGGAATCCGCCAGCGGGGCTTATCCGGTGCAGGCTGTGTCCATCATGGATCGCATTATCAATGAAGTCGAACGTGATCCGATTTATCCCAAAATGATCAATGCGCAGCACGAGATGATATTGCCCTCCCCGCGTGATGCCATTTTTGTGGCGTTGCGGGCGGTTACCCATATCATCCGCGCGGTTGCCACCGTAACGTATACCGACACCGGCAGCACCAGCCTTCAGGCGGCGCGTGAAAGGCCCATGGCGCCGATTCTCAGTATTACCCCGTACGTTGCAACAGCACGCCGGCTGGCACTGGCCTGGGGTGTTCATTCAACCGTGATGGATCATGATGTGGCTGATGTGAATGAAATGGTGGATGCCGCGTGCCATATCGTCTTTACAGAAGGCCTCGGGCTGCCAGGCGACCAGATTGCCATTGCTGCCGGCATGCCTTTCGGACAGCCGGGCAATACCAATTTGCTGCGTGTGGCGGAAATCCCCAAGCCGCAATAA
- the oxlT gene encoding oxalate/formate MFS antiporter: MATQEKYPNRWVQLILGIVCMATVANCQYGWTLFVAPIQDKYHWARTSIQLAFTIFIFFETWLVPVEGWLVDKFGPRPVIFGGAILVTIGWIMYSYASTLTVLYIASVITGMGAGAVYGTAVGNALKWFPDKRGLAAGATAAGFGGGAAITVIPVASMINSSGYEQTFLVFGILQGIIICICAIFMPRAKLPPGTKAVPRVVSSKKEFTPTQIMRQPIFWLIYVCFVGVASGGIMATASFGPVSRDYGLSRIPVTLMGVTLPLLTMAMSIDNIANGATRPLCGYLSDRFGRENIMFLVFMGEGFALLGLMAYGRTPFGFMLFAALTFAFWGEIFSLFPSMCADTFGVANAAGNAGTLYTAKGTSSLLVPFAAGLSAGGNWDRVFILSACIAFTCSILSFFVLKPWRRRFILGNNAEVEALEAKAAA, encoded by the coding sequence ATGGCTACACAAGAAAAGTACCCAAATCGGTGGGTGCAGCTAATTCTAGGTATTGTCTGTATGGCCACCGTGGCCAACTGTCAATACGGCTGGACGCTGTTCGTCGCACCGATCCAAGATAAATATCATTGGGCACGTACATCAATTCAGCTTGCATTTACCATCTTCATTTTCTTCGAAACCTGGCTGGTTCCGGTAGAAGGTTGGCTGGTTGACAAATTTGGTCCTAGGCCAGTTATTTTTGGTGGCGCGATCCTGGTTACCATCGGCTGGATCATGTATTCCTATGCCTCCACTCTGACTGTACTGTATATCGCTTCCGTCATCACCGGTATGGGTGCTGGTGCTGTTTACGGTACTGCGGTGGGTAATGCGCTGAAATGGTTCCCGGACAAGCGCGGTCTTGCTGCGGGTGCAACAGCTGCCGGTTTCGGTGGTGGTGCTGCTATTACCGTTATTCCGGTTGCTTCCATGATCAACAGCTCCGGCTACGAGCAGACCTTTCTGGTATTCGGTATCCTCCAGGGCATCATCATCTGTATCTGCGCGATCTTCATGCCACGTGCCAAGCTGCCGCCAGGCACCAAGGCTGTGCCGCGTGTTGTATCCAGTAAGAAAGAGTTCACCCCGACTCAAATCATGAGACAGCCGATCTTCTGGCTGATTTATGTCTGCTTCGTGGGTGTTGCTTCTGGCGGTATTATGGCAACGGCTTCCTTCGGTCCGGTTTCCCGTGACTACGGTCTTTCCCGTATCCCGGTAACCCTGATGGGTGTTACCCTGCCACTGCTGACGATGGCAATGTCGATCGACAACATTGCTAACGGTGCGACACGTCCACTTTGCGGTTATCTCTCTGATCGTTTCGGCCGTGAAAACATCATGTTCCTGGTGTTCATGGGTGAAGGCTTCGCACTGCTCGGTCTGATGGCTTATGGTCGCACACCGTTCGGCTTTATGCTCTTCGCAGCGCTGACCTTCGCATTCTGGGGCGAGATCTTCTCACTGTTCCCATCCATGTGTGCTGACACCTTCGGTGTGGCAAACGCGGCGGGTAACGCAGGTACACTGTATACAGCAAAAGGGACATCCTCACTGCTGGTTCCGTTTGCAGCAGGCCTCTCGGCCGGCGGTAACTGGGATCGCGTGTTTATCCTTTCCGCATGTATCGCATTCACCTGCTCGATCCTGTCCTTCTTCGTACTGAAGCCATGGCGTCGTCGCTTCATCCTCGGCAACAATGCAGAGGTTGAGGCTTTAGAAGCGAAAGCAGCAGCATAA